A single Sphingopyxis chilensis DNA region contains:
- a CDS encoding DNA cytosine methyltransferase — protein sequence MRQSFSRRNGKIVRSLTVNGIATETSINDLGDPDIAPTAAWWQSLLRGEHPRPDRPEKNFRVVDAFCGPGGLALGVRSAIEAVGGHAEFVAVIDTDATAIDIHRHNMGAHRALSSSVATMVDFHVLGLGEAATFGYEPEIVHPDLANVGSVDMFIAGPPCQGHSNLNNHTRRQDPRNELYVAAAAMGVALGAETIVIENVPTVQNSHSEVVATAIGLLRSSGYGVSSGVLRADELGAAQRRNRHFTVAVKGRALEKNYLAEAAARLASPAMPLSWAIEDLLDIESDRMVDTAPTPTAVNAARIDYLFDHDIYDLPDAQRPDCHKNGTTYTSVYGRMYWDRPAQTITTGIGTPGQGRYVHPKRRRVITPHEAARIQGFPDWFIFDPDFMPVKRKNLAKWIGDAVHPILGYAAGLAVLAARHEAEGLESRTTLEAA from the coding sequence TTGAGACAGAGTTTTTCGCGTCGGAACGGTAAAATCGTTCGATCTCTAACAGTTAACGGGATCGCGACGGAAACGAGTATCAACGACCTCGGCGATCCCGATATCGCTCCAACCGCGGCGTGGTGGCAATCGCTGCTGCGCGGCGAACATCCTCGTCCCGATCGACCCGAGAAGAATTTCCGTGTCGTCGATGCATTTTGCGGTCCCGGCGGCCTCGCGCTCGGCGTCCGCTCCGCAATCGAAGCGGTGGGTGGGCACGCCGAATTCGTCGCCGTGATCGATACCGACGCGACGGCCATCGATATCCACCGGCACAATATGGGAGCGCATCGCGCCCTGTCGTCGAGCGTGGCGACCATGGTCGATTTCCACGTGCTCGGCCTCGGCGAGGCGGCGACCTTCGGCTACGAGCCCGAAATCGTCCACCCGGATTTGGCAAACGTCGGTTCGGTCGACATGTTCATCGCGGGCCCGCCGTGCCAGGGGCACTCCAATCTCAACAATCATACGCGCCGGCAGGATCCGCGCAACGAACTTTACGTCGCTGCCGCGGCGATGGGCGTCGCCCTCGGCGCCGAGACGATCGTCATCGAAAACGTCCCGACGGTGCAGAATTCACATTCGGAAGTCGTCGCGACCGCGATCGGCCTTTTACGCTCTTCGGGATACGGCGTGTCGTCCGGCGTTTTGCGGGCCGACGAACTTGGTGCCGCGCAGCGCCGAAATCGCCATTTTACTGTCGCGGTGAAGGGCAGGGCGCTTGAGAAAAACTATTTGGCCGAGGCCGCTGCTCGCCTCGCTTCACCGGCTATGCCGTTGTCGTGGGCAATCGAAGACCTTCTGGATATCGAGAGCGACAGGATGGTTGATACCGCGCCTACTCCGACGGCCGTAAATGCAGCCCGGATCGACTATCTTTTCGACCACGATATTTACGATCTGCCCGACGCTCAGCGTCCAGACTGCCACAAAAACGGGACAACCTATACGTCCGTCTACGGCCGTATGTACTGGGATCGGCCGGCTCAAACGATTACGACCGGTATCGGCACGCCGGGGCAGGGGCGATACGTTCATCCAAAACGGCGCCGTGTAATCACACCGCACGAGGCCGCTCGCATTCAAGGGTTCCCCGACTGGTTCATTTTCGATCCCGACTTCATGCCTGTGAAGCGCAAAAATTTGGCGAAGTGGATCGGAGATGCTGTTCATCCGATTTTAGGGTACGCTGCAGGGCTCGCGGTGCTGGCGGCACGTCACGAAGCGGAGGGTCTCGAAAGCCGCACAACGCTTGAGGCAGCTTAG
- a CDS encoding TonB-dependent receptor, with translation MILRNILLGGTMLCAATIPAHAFAQDAAPAEDTAAPADTTDYGNEIIVTATKRSQTLQDTPVAVSVTSGADLENAQIRDLIDLQSAVPSLRVSQLQSSANTNFIIRGFGNGANNAGIEPSVGVFIDGVYRSRSAAQIGDLPNVERVEVLRGPQSTLFGKNASAGVISIVTRKPQYEFGGSIEATYGNFDAITVKGDITGPISDTVAFSIGGNFNRRDGYAQDLALDTDVNDRNRWGVRGQLLFEPTDALSIRLIGDYDKIDENCCIAGNVIAGPTIAITDALAGGTSVDRENPFSYDVYNNFLSSNEIENYGGSAQIDYDLGTMALTSITAYRQVRALTNQDSDFTAADLIGENSQDLGIDTFTQEVRLTSDFDGPVNFLLGGYYFNEKIDQKNGLLFGDDFRPYGDALIQQASGGALSVGTLEGALGAYEGDPTKYLGTFFRAGDGFDEAYRLKNEAFSIFGTVDFDVTDRLTLTAGANYTKDKKRFSTDVVSTDTFSAIDLDAGAYAPFRNQLLLGGALQQAGVNPNDPAAVAAFATNPATAPIFQQFVAFADANDNNPAANPLNGLKAFQFLPPFLNLPNAVESGKTNDSDLAWSVRAAYELTDTVNVYATYATGFKASSVNLSRDSRPLASDLAAIEAAGLTTPNLASGSRFAAPEESEVYEFGLKANWSVAALNLAVFKQSIKGFQSNVFTGTGFALANAGKQSTFGVEFDGSVRPVAGLNLNLAVTYLDAKYDSFVGSAFGDLSGRKPAGIPDLSVSMGGTYTHEFAGGTRAIAHVDYQYESPTQIVDGLNGFPESVAQNLKREVNQLNASFTLALTNGLEVGVWGRNLTNAQYLTTIFNAVAQAGSVSGYPSQPRTYGGTVRFKF, from the coding sequence ATGATTTTGCGCAACATTTTGTTGGGCGGCACTATGCTGTGCGCCGCCACTATCCCGGCCCACGCCTTCGCCCAGGATGCCGCGCCGGCCGAGGACACGGCGGCGCCCGCCGATACCACCGACTATGGCAACGAGATCATCGTCACCGCGACGAAGCGGTCGCAGACGTTGCAAGACACGCCCGTCGCCGTTTCGGTGACCTCCGGCGCCGACCTTGAAAATGCGCAGATCCGCGACCTCATCGACCTCCAGTCGGCGGTTCCCAGCCTCCGCGTGTCGCAGCTCCAGTCGAGCGCCAATACGAACTTCATCATCCGCGGCTTCGGCAACGGCGCGAACAATGCCGGTATCGAACCGTCGGTCGGCGTCTTCATCGACGGCGTCTATCGCTCGCGTTCGGCCGCGCAGATCGGCGACCTTCCCAATGTCGAGCGCGTCGAGGTGTTGCGCGGGCCGCAGTCGACGCTGTTCGGCAAGAATGCGTCGGCGGGCGTCATCAGCATCGTCACGCGCAAGCCGCAATATGAATTCGGCGGCTCGATCGAGGCGACCTACGGTAATTTCGACGCAATCACCGTCAAGGGCGACATCACCGGCCCGATCAGCGACACCGTCGCATTCTCGATCGGCGGCAATTTCAACCGTCGCGACGGCTATGCGCAGGATCTCGCGCTCGACACCGACGTCAACGACCGCAACCGCTGGGGCGTGCGCGGCCAGCTCCTGTTTGAACCGACCGACGCGCTCAGCATCCGCCTGATCGGCGATTACGACAAGATCGACGAAAATTGCTGCATCGCGGGCAATGTCATCGCCGGTCCGACCATCGCGATCACCGATGCGCTCGCCGGCGGCACCAGCGTCGATCGCGAAAATCCCTTCTCCTATGACGTCTACAATAATTTCCTGTCGTCGAACGAGATCGAGAATTACGGCGGCTCGGCGCAGATCGACTATGACCTCGGCACGATGGCGCTGACCTCGATCACCGCCTATCGTCAGGTGCGCGCGCTGACGAACCAGGATTCGGACTTCACCGCCGCCGACCTGATCGGTGAGAACAGCCAGGATCTTGGCATCGACACCTTCACCCAGGAAGTCCGCTTGACCTCCGACTTCGACGGGCCGGTCAACTTCCTGCTCGGCGGCTATTATTTCAACGAAAAGATCGACCAGAAGAATGGCCTGCTGTTCGGCGACGATTTCCGCCCCTACGGCGATGCGTTGATCCAGCAGGCGAGCGGCGGCGCGCTCAGCGTCGGGACGCTCGAGGGTGCGCTCGGCGCCTATGAAGGCGATCCGACGAAATATCTCGGCACTTTCTTCCGCGCCGGCGACGGTTTCGACGAAGCCTATCGCCTGAAGAACGAGGCGTTCTCGATCTTCGGCACCGTCGATTTCGACGTCACCGACCGGCTGACGCTGACCGCCGGCGCCAACTATACCAAGGACAAGAAGCGTTTCTCGACCGACGTGGTCAGCACCGACACCTTCTCGGCGATCGACCTCGACGCCGGTGCCTATGCGCCGTTCCGCAACCAGCTGCTGCTCGGCGGCGCGCTGCAACAGGCGGGCGTCAATCCGAACGACCCGGCCGCCGTGGCCGCTTTCGCGACGAATCCCGCGACGGCGCCGATCTTCCAGCAGTTTGTCGCCTTCGCCGATGCCAACGACAACAACCCGGCGGCGAACCCGCTCAACGGGCTGAAGGCGTTCCAGTTCCTGCCGCCATTCCTGAACCTGCCGAACGCGGTCGAATCGGGCAAGACCAACGACAGCGATCTCGCGTGGAGCGTCCGCGCCGCCTATGAGCTAACCGACACGGTCAACGTCTATGCGACCTATGCGACGGGGTTCAAGGCCAGCTCGGTCAACCTGTCGCGCGACAGCCGCCCGCTCGCCAGCGACCTTGCGGCGATCGAAGCGGCGGGGCTGACGACGCCGAACCTCGCCTCGGGCTCTCGCTTTGCGGCGCCCGAAGAATCCGAAGTCTATGAATTCGGCCTCAAGGCGAACTGGTCGGTCGCGGCGCTGAACCTCGCGGTGTTCAAACAGTCGATCAAGGGCTTCCAGTCGAACGTCTTCACCGGCACGGGCTTCGCGCTTGCCAACGCCGGCAAGCAGTCGACCTTCGGCGTCGAATTCGACGGGTCGGTGCGTCCGGTCGCCGGGCTCAACCTCAACCTCGCGGTCACTTATCTCGACGCCAAATACGACAGCTTCGTCGGCTCGGCGTTCGGCGACCTTTCGGGGCGCAAGCCCGCGGGCATTCCCGACCTGTCGGTTTCGATGGGCGGCACCTATACCCACGAATTCGCCGGCGGCACGCGCGCGATCGCGCATGTCGATTATCAGTATGAAAGCCCGACGCAGATCGTCGACGGCCTGAACGGCTTTCCTGAAAGCGTCGCGCAGAATCTGAAGCGCGAGGTGAACCAGCTCAACGCGTCGTTCACGCTGGCGCTGACCAACGGGCTCGAAGTCGGTGTGTGGGGCCGCAACCTGACCAACGCGCAATATCTGACGACGATCTTCAACGCCGTCGCGCAGGCGGGCAGCGTCTCGGGCTATCCCAGCCAGCCGCGCACCTATGGCGGCACCGTCCGCTTCAAATTCTGA
- a CDS encoding TonB-dependent receptor — protein MKFKALIGTSILAMTVATPAYAQDAADEVERDAFGGEIVVTAQRQSERLQDVPIAVSAFSTEALEAQQIKTPSDLQLTLPNVTFTKTNFTGASFTIRGIGDLCVGTTCDSATAIHLNGDPLFSTRLFETEFFDLERIEVLRGPQGTLFGRNATSGVVNVITAKPKLGVFEAAAEAEYGNYDSMKAKAMVNIPLGDTAGIRVAGIYLNRDGYTKNEFLDTRIDDRDLYSVRGSFRWEPTPDTTVDLLASYFREKDQRTRIQKQLCQRDPTGILGCLNSRLDNSPFNGNATFTAALTSREFLAIRGIPESFALGSLYGPDVYANTTIPSDPRTVNTAYTPSYFTSELTLQGQIEHNFGPVSLQVSGQYQKVKLDASQDYNSNVGDRSLYATALNTLAFFAANPIPLGVDAGGNPILSNAYFGPVAAAIIPDGPNGQLCTSLAEESGYGSFGGNKICSDQSLQFDRSNQYNSSWSVEGILSSDLDGPFNFLVGGIYADYHLTENSYYVNAFPIDYLTGVLGAFTAATNRVPDPDNPGQTIAAPLPPSFLATPFFRNNTDDLKITSYGLFGEAYFEFSDRLKLTAGLRYNNDKKSVRARSTLASFLAPHGGTGSVFDSPFVGSFDADPGTPGNQIIQERTVKFNKLTGRAVLDFKVTDDNLLYASYSRGYKSGGINPPLQPIFEVPESFRPEQVDAFEIGSKNTFGNGALQLNLTAFYYKYKDLQLSKIVARTAVNDNVSADIYGFEAEAIVRPDPDVVVNLGFSYLHSKVTDDKFTSNPRDFGGGRSDAVIIKDITNAANCAIASTSGNAAGVNAFVNGVQQVINGGFVPGVAAGANLQPTTTFPADGGIASTGAFSICSVMDAAAAGAFAAAGLDPAAFGGIEYFSAGIPVNIKGNQLPQAPNYKFSAGVQYTARLGDGDMTLVPRVDLAYTGESYGSIFNGNVNRIKGYAQVNAQLQLNGPDDKWYVKGFIQNVFDANSVTGLYITDQSSGNYTNIFTLEPRRYGIAAGVRF, from the coding sequence ATGAAGTTCAAGGCACTGATCGGAACGTCGATCCTTGCGATGACGGTGGCGACACCGGCCTATGCGCAGGATGCGGCGGATGAAGTGGAACGCGATGCTTTCGGCGGCGAAATCGTCGTCACGGCGCAGCGCCAGTCGGAACGCCTGCAGGACGTGCCGATCGCGGTCAGCGCCTTCTCGACCGAGGCGCTCGAAGCGCAACAGATCAAGACGCCGTCCGATCTTCAGCTGACCCTGCCCAACGTCACCTTCACCAAGACCAATTTCACGGGCGCCAGCTTCACGATCCGCGGCATCGGCGACCTTTGCGTCGGCACGACCTGCGACAGCGCGACCGCGATCCACCTGAATGGCGACCCGCTGTTTTCGACGCGCCTGTTCGAAACCGAATTCTTCGACCTCGAACGCATCGAAGTGCTGCGCGGGCCGCAGGGCACCTTGTTTGGCCGCAACGCGACCTCGGGCGTGGTCAACGTGATCACCGCCAAGCCCAAGCTCGGCGTCTTCGAAGCCGCCGCCGAAGCCGAATATGGCAATTATGATTCGATGAAGGCCAAGGCGATGGTCAACATCCCCCTTGGCGATACGGCGGGCATCCGCGTCGCCGGCATCTACCTCAACCGCGACGGCTATACGAAGAACGAGTTCCTCGACACGCGCATCGACGACCGCGACCTCTATTCGGTCCGCGGCTCGTTCCGTTGGGAACCGACCCCCGACACGACGGTCGACCTGCTCGCTTCCTATTTTCGCGAAAAGGACCAGCGCACGCGCATCCAGAAACAGCTGTGCCAGCGCGACCCGACCGGCATTCTCGGTTGTCTGAACAGCCGCCTCGACAATTCGCCGTTCAACGGCAACGCGACCTTCACCGCGGCGCTGACCTCGCGCGAGTTCCTCGCCATTCGCGGTATCCCGGAATCGTTCGCGCTCGGCAGCCTTTATGGCCCCGACGTCTATGCCAATACGACGATCCCGTCGGATCCGCGAACGGTGAACACCGCTTATACGCCGAGCTATTTCACCAGCGAACTGACGCTGCAGGGCCAGATCGAGCATAATTTCGGGCCAGTGTCGTTGCAGGTTTCGGGCCAGTATCAGAAGGTCAAGCTCGACGCATCGCAGGACTATAACAGCAATGTCGGAGACCGCTCCCTCTATGCGACCGCTCTCAACACGCTTGCCTTCTTCGCCGCGAATCCCATCCCGCTGGGGGTGGACGCCGGCGGCAATCCGATCCTGTCGAACGCCTATTTCGGCCCTGTGGCCGCCGCGATCATTCCGGACGGGCCGAACGGCCAGCTCTGCACATCGCTGGCCGAGGAAAGTGGCTATGGCAGCTTCGGCGGCAACAAGATCTGTAGCGATCAGTCGCTCCAGTTCGACCGGTCGAACCAGTATAACAGCAGCTGGTCGGTCGAGGGCATTTTGTCGAGCGACCTCGACGGGCCGTTCAACTTCCTGGTCGGCGGTATCTATGCCGATTACCATCTGACCGAGAACAGCTATTATGTGAACGCCTTTCCCATCGACTATCTGACCGGCGTTCTGGGGGCCTTTACCGCGGCGACCAACCGCGTGCCCGACCCGGACAATCCGGGGCAGACGATCGCCGCGCCCTTGCCGCCATCGTTCCTCGCGACGCCTTTCTTCCGCAACAACACCGACGATTTGAAGATCACGTCGTACGGCTTGTTCGGCGAAGCCTATTTCGAGTTCAGCGACCGCCTCAAACTGACCGCCGGGCTTCGCTACAACAATGACAAGAAGAGCGTCAGGGCGCGTTCCACTCTGGCGAGCTTCCTTGCTCCGCACGGAGGGACGGGCAGCGTGTTCGACTCGCCGTTCGTCGGCTCGTTCGACGCCGACCCCGGGACGCCAGGCAACCAGATTATTCAAGAACGCACGGTAAAGTTCAACAAACTGACCGGCCGCGCGGTGCTGGACTTCAAGGTCACCGACGACAACCTGCTCTATGCTTCCTATTCGCGCGGTTATAAATCGGGCGGCATCAATCCGCCGCTGCAGCCGATCTTCGAAGTGCCCGAAAGCTTCCGGCCCGAACAGGTCGATGCGTTCGAAATCGGGTCGAAAAACACCTTCGGCAACGGGGCGCTCCAGCTGAACCTCACCGCCTTCTATTATAAGTACAAGGATTTGCAGCTCAGCAAGATCGTCGCCCGCACCGCGGTCAACGACAATGTCAGCGCCGACATCTATGGTTTCGAGGCCGAAGCGATCGTCCGGCCCGACCCCGATGTCGTCGTCAACCTGGGCTTCAGCTACCTGCACAGCAAAGTCACCGACGACAAGTTCACGAGCAACCCCCGCGACTTCGGCGGCGGCCGGAGCGACGCGGTGATCATCAAGGACATCACCAATGCCGCGAACTGCGCGATCGCGTCGACCTCGGGCAACGCCGCAGGGGTCAACGCCTTCGTGAACGGCGTCCAGCAGGTGATCAACGGAGGCTTCGTCCCCGGTGTAGCCGCTGGCGCCAATCTGCAACCGACTACGACGTTTCCGGCGGACGGCGGCATCGCTTCGACGGGCGCCTTCAGCATCTGTTCGGTCATGGATGCCGCAGCGGCCGGCGCTTTCGCAGCGGCGGGGCTAGATCCGGCAGCCTTCGGCGGGATCGAATATTTCTCCGCCGGCATCCCCGTCAACATCAAGGGCAACCAGTTGCCGCAGGCGCCGAACTACAAGTTCAGCGCGGGCGTGCAATATACCGCGCGACTGGGCGACGGCGACATGACGCTCGTCCCGCGTGTCGACCTCGCCTATACCGGCGAAAGCTATGGCAGCATCTTCAACGGTAACGTCAACCGGATCAAGGGCTATGCCCAGGTCAATGCCCAGCTGCAGCTGAACGGCCCCGACGACAAATGGTATGTGAAGGGGTTCATCCAGAACGTCTTCGACGCCAACAGCGTCACCGGCCTGTACATCACCGACCAGTCGTCGGGGAATTACACCAATATCTTCACGCTCGAACCGCGCCGCTATGGCATCGCGGCGGGTGTGCGATTCTGA
- the folE gene encoding GTP cyclohydrolase I FolE encodes MSDDKSELGPDGKVIVPDHVADAVRTLIEWAGDDPAREGLLDTPRRVARAWKEYCSGYADDPSVHLSRTFEEVGGYDEIVLLRDIPFQSHCEHHMAPITGKASIAYLPRDRVVGISKLARVLNGYARRLQVQERLTAEVARCIWDNLHPHGVAVVIDAQHGCMTGRGVRTPGVGMVTSRLLGCFLDDERSRKEVLSLMGY; translated from the coding sequence ATGAGCGACGACAAGAGTGAATTGGGACCCGATGGCAAGGTGATCGTGCCCGACCACGTCGCCGACGCCGTCCGCACGCTGATCGAGTGGGCGGGCGACGATCCGGCGCGCGAGGGCCTGCTCGATACGCCGCGCCGCGTCGCGCGCGCCTGGAAGGAATATTGCTCGGGCTATGCCGACGACCCGTCGGTCCATCTCTCGCGCACCTTCGAGGAGGTCGGCGGCTATGACGAAATCGTCCTCCTGCGCGACATCCCGTTCCAGTCGCATTGCGAACATCATATGGCGCCGATCACTGGCAAGGCGTCGATCGCTTATCTGCCGCGCGACCGCGTCGTCGGCATCTCCAAACTCGCGCGCGTGCTCAACGGCTATGCGCGGCGGCTGCAGGTTCAGGAACGGCTGACCGCCGAAGTCGCGCGTTGCATCTGGGACAATCTCCACCCGCATGGCGTCGCGGTGGTGATCGACGCGCAGCACGGCTGCATGACGGGGCGCGGCGTGCGCACCCCCGGCGTCGGCATGGTGACGAGCCGTCTGCTCGGCTGCTTCCTCGACGACGAGCGCAGCCGCAAGGAAGTGCTGAGCCTGATGGGCTACTGA
- a CDS encoding Fe2+-dependent dioxygenase: MFKLVQLLDDNAVRALREIAASGKFVDGKISNPHSTVKNNLQLHDAGAYERSSKILLDAMVQNPDFMEFSFPARIAPPLLTRYTPGMNYGLHPDAAYIPLPDGQLRTDVSCTVFLNDPADYDGGALHVQLGNADLRFKEAPGVAVVYPSHTLHEVEPVTRGERLVAITFIQSLIPDVQHRNLMYELNEVAALEGGKMEPANFTRLQAVQYQLLRMWRR, from the coding sequence ATGTTCAAGCTAGTCCAGTTGCTCGATGACAATGCGGTGCGCGCGCTGCGCGAAATTGCCGCGAGCGGCAAGTTCGTCGACGGCAAGATCAGCAACCCTCATTCGACGGTAAAGAACAACCTGCAGTTGCACGACGCGGGCGCCTATGAACGCTCGTCGAAGATTTTGCTCGATGCGATGGTGCAGAATCCCGACTTCATGGAATTCTCCTTTCCGGCGCGCATCGCCCCGCCGCTGCTGACGCGTTACACGCCGGGCATGAATTACGGACTGCATCCCGACGCGGCCTATATCCCGCTGCCCGACGGCCAGCTGCGCACCGACGTCAGCTGCACGGTGTTCCTGAACGACCCCGCCGATTATGACGGCGGCGCGCTGCATGTGCAGTTGGGGAATGCCGATTTGCGCTTCAAGGAGGCGCCTGGGGTCGCTGTCGTCTATCCCTCGCACACGCTGCACGAAGTCGAACCGGTGACGCGCGGCGAGCGCCTTGTCGCGATCACCTTCATCCAGAGCCTGATCCCCGACGTCCAGCACCGGAACCTGATGTACGAACTCAACGAGGTGGCCGCGCTGGAGGGTGGCAAGATGGAGCCCGCGAACTTCACGCGGCTGCAGGCGGTCCAGTACCAGCTCTTGCGGATGTGGCGCCGCTGA
- the rplI gene encoding 50S ribosomal protein L9 — MEIILLERIEKLGGIGDVVTVKNGFARNYLLPNNKALRANDANRKLFEANRAKIEADNAERRTDAEGRAKDIDGKQIVLIRQASNTGQLYGSVAVRDIVEALVEDGVQGVTKAMVELERPIKSLGLVDVKVKLHPEVVVTVGVNVARSPDEAEMQKQGIDVIAAMFEEEQAEAAAAALEPDSEDEFEDATPPSEVAAEDAPAADEAEEA, encoded by the coding sequence ATGGAAATCATCCTGCTCGAACGTATCGAGAAACTGGGCGGTATCGGCGACGTCGTCACCGTCAAGAACGGCTTTGCCCGTAACTATCTGCTCCCGAACAACAAGGCGCTCCGTGCGAACGACGCCAACCGCAAGCTGTTCGAAGCCAACCGCGCGAAGATCGAGGCCGACAACGCCGAGCGTCGCACCGACGCCGAAGGCCGCGCCAAGGACATCGACGGCAAACAGATCGTCCTGATCCGCCAGGCGTCGAACACCGGCCAGCTTTACGGCTCGGTCGCGGTTCGCGACATCGTCGAAGCGCTTGTCGAAGACGGCGTCCAGGGCGTCACCAAGGCGATGGTCGAGCTCGAGCGCCCGATCAAGTCGCTCGGTCTCGTCGACGTCAAGGTCAAGCTGCACCCCGAGGTCGTGGTGACCGTCGGCGTCAACGTCGCGCGTTCGCCCGACGAAGCCGAAATGCAGAAGCAGGGCATCGACGTCATCGCCGCGATGTTCGAGGAAGAACAGGCCGAAGCCGCCGCCGCGGCGCTGGAACCCGACAGCGAAGACGAGTTCGAAGACGCGACGCCGCCTTCGGAAGTCGCTGCCGAGGATGCTCCGGCCGCGGACGAGGCCGAAGAAGCCTGA
- the rpsR gene encoding 30S ribosomal protein S18, which yields MARPFFRRRKTCPFSQKDAPVIDYKDVRLLQGYLSERGKIVPSRITAVSTKKQRELAKAIKRSRHIGLLPYIVK from the coding sequence ATGGCACGACCCTTTTTCCGCCGCCGCAAGACCTGCCCCTTCAGCCAGAAGGACGCACCGGTCATCGATTACAAGGACGTCCGCCTGCTCCAGGGTTACCTGTCGGAGCGTGGCAAGATCGTCCCGTCGCGGATCACCGCGGTGTCCACCAAGAAGCAGCGCGAGCTGGCGAAAGCGATCAAGCGCTCGCGCCACATCGGCCTGCTCCCCTACATTGTGAAGTAA
- the rpsF gene encoding 30S ribosomal protein S6 — translation MPFYEHVFIARQDLSQAQVDALAETVTNVIGEFKGTVHKTETWGLKQLAYKIQKNRKGHYVMLSAEVSGEAIAEIERQAAINEDIIRWLTIKVDELEKGPSVMMRKQERRGGRGGRDRDGEE, via the coding sequence ATGCCGTTTTACGAGCATGTCTTTATCGCGCGTCAGGACCTGAGCCAGGCTCAGGTCGACGCGCTGGCGGAAACCGTCACCAACGTCATCGGCGAATTCAAGGGCACGGTCCACAAGACCGAGACCTGGGGCCTGAAGCAGCTCGCCTACAAGATCCAGAAGAACCGCAAGGGTCATTATGTGATGCTGTCGGCCGAAGTGTCGGGCGAAGCGATTGCAGAGATCGAGCGTCAGGCTGCGATCAACGAAGATATCATCCGCTGGCTCACCATCAAGGTCGACGAACTCGAAAAGGGTCCGTCGGTGATGATGCGCAAGCAGGAACGTCGTGGTGGCCGTGGTGGCCGTGACCGCGACGGCGAAGAATAA
- a CDS encoding Mur ligase family protein — MSENKSYFFCGIGGSGMLPLAMIVAARGAAVSGSDRSRDQGRTPDKFAWLEGQGIAFYPQDGSGPKDGQILVASAAIEDSVPDVAAADALGLPRMTRADLNAALFNAADKAIGVGGTSGKSTVTGMIGWILASAGKKPTVMNGAVMRNFSGADMPFASALVGDADIYVSEVDESDGSIALYAPDVAVITNISLDHKSLAELHQLFGDFVEKARVAVINADDSESAPLLSGHNVVTFGFADTATVRGSDFEALPDGCRFAVHSGGTAYRVKLRMPGRHNAANALAAIAAAEAAGVTIAQAVEALADFAGLARRYEVLGQAGDVTVIDDFAHNPDKVAATLGAVAELPGRALLFFQPHGYGPLRQMGKELAASFAAGMRPEDKLFVCDPVYFGGTVDRSIGSEALVADIVAGGADAVHLTTRANCGAAILDEAKPGDRILILGARDDTLTEFGRELLEKLP, encoded by the coding sequence ATGTCGGAAAACAAATCCTATTTCTTCTGCGGCATCGGCGGGTCGGGCATGTTGCCGCTCGCAATGATCGTCGCGGCGCGCGGCGCGGCGGTCTCGGGGTCGGATCGCAGCCGCGACCAGGGCCGGACGCCCGACAAATTCGCCTGGCTCGAAGGCCAGGGCATTGCCTTTTATCCGCAGGACGGCAGCGGGCCGAAGGATGGACAGATTCTCGTCGCGTCGGCGGCGATCGAGGACAGCGTGCCCGATGTCGCTGCGGCCGATGCGCTCGGCCTCCCGCGCATGACGCGCGCCGACCTGAATGCGGCGCTGTTCAACGCAGCGGACAAGGCGATCGGCGTCGGGGGAACGAGCGGCAAGTCGACCGTGACCGGAATGATCGGCTGGATCCTCGCCAGCGCGGGAAAGAAGCCGACCGTGATGAACGGCGCGGTGATGCGTAATTTTTCGGGTGCGGACATGCCTTTCGCCAGCGCGCTCGTCGGCGACGCGGACATCTATGTGAGCGAGGTCGACGAAAGCGACGGGTCGATCGCGCTATATGCGCCCGATGTCGCGGTGATCACCAACATCAGCCTCGACCACAAGAGCCTCGCCGAACTTCACCAGCTGTTCGGCGATTTCGTCGAGAAAGCGCGCGTTGCGGTGATCAATGCCGACGACAGCGAGTCCGCGCCGCTCTTGTCGGGGCACAATGTCGTCACCTTCGGCTTCGCCGACACGGCGACGGTGCGCGGCAGCGATTTCGAGGCGCTGCCCGATGGGTGCCGCTTCGCGGTCCATTCGGGCGGCACCGCCTATCGGGTGAAGCTGCGGATGCCCGGCCGCCACAATGCCGCCAACGCGCTCGCCGCGATCGCGGCGGCAGAGGCGGCGGGCGTGACCATCGCGCAGGCGGTCGAGGCGCTGGCGGATTTCGCGGGCCTTGCGCGCCGCTACGAAGTGCTCGGCCAGGCTGGCGACGTCACCGTGATCGACGATTTCGCGCACAATCCCGACAAGGTCGCCGCGACGCTCGGCGCCGTGGCCGAACTGCCGGGACGCGCCCTGCTCTTCTTCCAGCCCCACGGCTATGGCCCGCTGCGCCAGATGGGCAAGGAGCTCGCGGCCAGCTTTGCCGCGGGCATGCGGCCCGAAGATAAACTCTTCGTATGCGACCCCGTCTATTTCGGCGGCACCGTCGACCGTAGTATCGGCAGCGAAGCGCTGGTCGCCGACATCGTCGCGGGGGGGGCCGACGCCGTCCATCTGACGACGCGCGCCAACTGCGGCGCAGCGATCCTCGATGAAGCGAAGCCCGGCGATCGCATCCTGATCCTCGGCGCGCGCGACGACACGCTCACCGAATTCGGGCGCGAATTGCTGGAAAAGCTACCCTGA